One Vespa crabro chromosome 9, iyVesCrab1.2, whole genome shotgun sequence genomic region harbors:
- the LOC124426599 gene encoding uncharacterized protein C19orf47 homolog, whose amino-acid sequence MATSLSAYWVKFFKGAGFPQDVATKHAVVFSNNRIKPDMLPDLDKPSLKEMGITLMGDMIAILRYAKKVVEETTCEKFLVDTEDPDIPPKLVNKPIIKKAITKVTAKPPAIIKTKPSTVTTSKIIKNTSTVVPKIITVKKSNVDLPESKKNTSSLKRTLESEEEYDGGHDDDWKIVAKKKPKPQTNNEEDNEKVGYTVILPKRTTLRTPSTKKIVKTKRTVFDRLGDSSVTSTTNLPDTSPTFNVTGLGKDIYKRTISVFNRLGDKDAKKNDTPQLGILKNGTTKMTSQGILKNSSSNIGTSGIAKKKILTAGTMRADQEVNMKTALNSVKQLVGTTKKITFNENASNMIKKRNTEVTSGKLASERLTTIPAKARLGVLRSSSAKQVTFNRVATVTHVKKADVFSRLGI is encoded by the exons ATGGCAACATCTTTGTCag CATATTGGGTAAAGTTTTTCAAAGGTGCTGGCTTTCCACAAGACGTTGCAACTAAACATGCAGTTGTATTTTCTAACAATCGTATTAAACCAGATATGTTGCCAGATTTGGATAAGCCTAGTCTTAAAGAAATGGGAATTACTTTAATGGGAGATATGATTGCTATCTTAAGATATGCTAAAAAAGTTGTAGAAGAAACTACATGTGAAAAATTTCTTGTAGACACTGAAGATCCTGATATTCCACCTAAACTTGTTAATAAACCAATAATTAAGAAAGCTATAACAAAAGTAACTGCTAAACCTCCTgctataattaaaacaaagcCTTCTACTGTAACtacttcaaaaataataaaaaacacatCTACCGTGGTTccaaagataataactgtGAAAAAATCAAATGTGGATTTACctgaaagtaaaaagaatacAAGTTCTCTGAAAAGGACGCTAGAATCTGAGGAAGAATATGATGGTGGTCATGATGATGACTGGAAAATTGTTGCTAAAAAGAAACCGAAGCCACAAACTAACAATGAAGAAGATAATGAGAAAGTAGGATATACAGTAATATTACCAAAACGAACAACTTTAAGAACGCCATCAACtaaaaaaatagttaaaaCAAAGCGAACAGTATTTGACAGATTAGGGGATAGTTCAGTAACTAGTACAACCAATTTGCCTGATACTTCTCCTACTTTTAATGTTACTGGATTgggtaaagatatatataaaagaacaatTAGTGTTTTCAATCGTCTTGGTGATAAAGATGCAAAAAAGAATGACACGCCACAATTAGGAATATTAAAGAATGGTACTACTAAGATGACCTCACAGGGTATCCTAAAAAATAGTAGTTCCAATATAGGAACATCTGGCATAGCTAAGAAGAAGATTCTTACTGCAGGTACAATGCGTGCTGATCAAGAAGTTAATATGAAAACAGCTTTAAATAGTGTTAAGCAATTAGTAGGTACAactaaaaaaattactttcaatGAAAATGCATCAAACatgatcaaaaaaagaaatactgaAGTTACATCTGGCAAATTAG CTTCAGAACGACTCACCACAATACCAGCAAAAGCACGATTAGGTGTATTGAGATCAAGTAGCGCGAAACAGGTTACTTTCAATAGAGTTGCCACTGTCACACATGTTAAAAAAGCAGATGTTTTTAGTCGTCttggaatttaa